A window from Phalacrocorax aristotelis chromosome 5, bGulAri2.1, whole genome shotgun sequence encodes these proteins:
- the HEG1 gene encoding protein HEG homolog 1 isoform X5, whose protein sequence is MPAACTLLLLLGLVPPAGSLPLASPRRRLLPPPPPPSRSRLGRPYSPPAAGHAGSPVIESSHRARSLDTETRTSGALVDSMEMVTMLAGSREQASLPAKHSALPAASEVRGHVSLAGGGDFTPPGAASPDSPSAGTATHLPAHSHPPATGSHHHAVGSWERSKRALASPSTPAATERTLWVLAAISTDLAETTLSGHRGVRDVTGFDNMARTVLLPPSMKTSPPGTTGPCQPADTVASSPSPSGSSMGTPQPLPSTPLPGSPGQPQSSPQASSTQTGVNRMTLHLRDITGDSTSPFLTALPATDSTFGTAGSSSAAAENPRSSIRRAAPGSVAQLLASAPSSVAPVWGRFSGPSIKRQLAPSRPASESTAAAVGSSYQPSNASATERRVSDFSTTSTSISTTATKGGGRTLRSLPASTRLADAAEISTTDTKIISSSERTWSPGMSLGAQGDGGRGATDSLLTGSLSAAESASMTFSSNYEPKSIPATEEAMLHLDTRGADVPSVTVGAPGPPPNSHTVGVTRGSASSTDSTSSLGGTFSSSEARTHHPNGSWEATDLPMPPGEPLLTSSLSAAQSTFRGVRSSQRPVNSSRTDKNALASSPTSTFISATATSSSGGPPRSATDSSRWAAELSTSSSGMYRTSGTIQSLSVSSVRETYGVHGSRETTDFMKQTADPSLTHSHSPSEGPSPATGSSHVSFSVLSTERRTDFPTTSTSLSMTATKGGGRMLRSLPASTRLAQTTEISTTGIETISSSDHTLSSLGAQRGGGRGATVSSTDPLLTGSLSASESPSPAEGTSAMGGHPSDAPLTSTPSSVRDTSGGKRSTVPVSDTCTASGAAGTSAPAPPHTSSLDMVLLPSSSATEPGRHSDVSQSGAGLSELPTKPLPGFSPSISVPSPSPSASERGRRVSGAPTETTYISTTLSRHKERTSQAAANSDMWSTVAESPTSHPNMAREPHTTPLPSSTAWPGVGHVSSSQAGYPETKVTLSSMVSTYFSATGEPSTMGSSHHSLSSLSAKERMFSPITDPAYTSTSAGSGERMLQSVTEGALTSGTESSASYVETTSSPGPAQPASVEQSRMANASTSSGGFTGFATETVFARSFKIPTSSFQNDLTSFSSSHQPVSSIDAEKRTSVSHTDGTYISTTYTRGGERTLLSISNSSTSADSSESSTFFSEISNPSDPLKSSVAQDRRSNVSSDGSFVEPSTEPLPVHPSKLSTSASAGSIQNTTHFNADSELLTTGRSSLSSPAFPASSSASSLHHSLSSTPPTTYLFTSSESSESLSSSVMASSPPLQALSSSLPTSSLLSPSYSLASLLPLFSSPSSISQSNDSGQTSTSVATTVVRQVPSTAAVDGGSPRGTNKHSVMDQPQNSSTITSTRSPPLPTVPMEQVGGRIVSMSTPVTVTETTSLRATTAPGGSFGKAMSLLTTASDAPQAGPVDATLSSSPSATNHSIVVPAVALTTVKPPVPTTLAGRQPTPGDAGTTKAHRAQTPAATKHVYTTGESTEAVDPTTARPGKVTEENIPVTSPSEAPPTSKTTVSIATTLAATKPTTVPSLSSTTGLRALSPATDVDKCLSNPCPALATCNNTHGSYICRCPLGYELEKGKCNLVRIFIGQVPLKFNITRGKYAELLHVEGEILAMLNASLSGLPGYCHSTVKATREANVVHVSVQSTFSLASNVTFYDVVSSVKSYIGACKSSTEACQFISSLKPLHKVGSLCKQKDPECDKETSECTDFDGVALCQCKSGYFKYNKMDHSCRACEDGYKLENETCVSCPFGLGGFNCGNPYQLITVVIAAAGGGLLLIMGIALIVTCCR, encoded by the exons tcATCGAAAGCAGTCATCGGGCAAGAAGTTTGGACACAGAGACGAGGACTTCTGGTGCTCTTGTGGACAGCATGGAGATGGTGACgatgctggctggcagcagggagcaggcatCACTGCCTGCCAAGCACAGTGCATTGCCAGCGGCGAGTGAAGTCAGGGGGCATGTCAGTCTCGCCGGTGGTGGGGATTTCACCCCACCAGGGGCAGCGTCCCCAGACAGCCCATCTGCTGGGACAGCAACCCACCTGCCCGCCCACAGCCATCCTCCTG CCACTGGAAGCCATCACCATGCTGtgggcagctgggagagaagcAAGAGGGCTCTGGCTTCTCCCAGCACCCCTGCAGCTACTGAGAGGACGCTGTGGGTTTTGGCAGCCATCAGCACCGATTTGGCTGAGACGACGCTGAGCGGGCACCGTGGGGTCCGCGATGTGACAGGGTTCGACAACATGGCAAGGACggtcctgctgcctccctccatgAAGACTAGTCCCCCAG GCACCACCGGCCCATGTCAACCGGCAGACACAGTGGCCTCTTCACCCAGCCCCTCGGGGAGCAGTATGGGGACACCGcagcccctccccagcacccctctcCCTGGCTCTCCAGGACAGCCCCAGTCTTCCCCCCAAGCTTCCAGTACCCAGACTGGTGTGAACCGCATGACACTACACCTCAGGGACATCACAGGGGACTCCACAAGCCCTTTCCTCACGGCATTGCCTGCCACTGACAGCACTTTTGGAA ctgctgggagcagcagtgcGGCTGCAGAAAACCCACGGTCCAGTATCCGAAGGGCAGCGCCTGGCTCCGTGGCTCAGCTGCTGGCCTCGGCACCCTCCTCGGTGGCCCCAGTGTGGGGACGTTTCTCCGGGCCCTCCATAAAGCGCCAGCTCGCCCCTTCTCGCCCAGCTTCGGAAAGCACTGCTGCAG CTGTTGGAAGCAGCTACCAGCCATCCAACGCCTCGGCGACGGAGAGGAGAGTTTCGGATTTCTCCACCACCAGTACCTCCATTTCCACAACAGCCACCAAGGGTGGAGGGAGGACGTTAAGGTCTCTGCCGGCCAGCACCAGGCTGGCTGATGCAGCAGAGATTTCCACCACTGATACCAAAATCATCAGCTCTTCAGAGCGGACCTGGTCTCCTGGGATGTCTTTGGGAGCTCAGGGTGATGGTGGCAGAGGTGCCACAGACTCGCTGCTCACGGGCTCGCTGTCTGCTGCGGAAAGTGCTTCCATGA CCTTTAGCAGCAATTATGAACCCAAGAGCATCCCCGCTACAGAAGAGGCAATGCTGCACTTGGATACCCGTGGTGCTGACGTGCCCAGTGTGACAGTGGGGGCACCAGGGCCCCCCCCAAACAGCCACACAGTTGGGGTGACAAGAGgttctgcctccagcaccgACTCCACCAGCTCTTTGGGGGGGACCTTCTCCTCCTCAGAGGCCAGGACACACCATCCTAATGGCTCATGGGAAGCCACCGACCTTCCAATGCCTCCTGGGGAGCCTTTGCTCACAAGCTCCCTCTCTGCCGCCCAAAGTACTTTCAGAG GTGTCAGAAGCAGCCAACGACCAGTTAACAGCTCAAGGACAGACAAAAACGCCCTTGCTTCCTCTCCCACCAGCACTTTCATTTCAGccacagccaccagcagcagtgGGGGGCCCCCAAGGTCTGCCACAGACAGCAGCCGATGGGCAGCAGAACTCTCCACATCCAGTAGTGGCATGTACAGGACCTCGGGCACAATCCAATCCTTGTCCGTGTCTTCTGTGAGAGAGACCTACGGAGTTCATGGGTCCAGAGAAACCACGGATTTCATGAAGCAGACAGCAGATCCTTCCCTAACACACTCACACTCTCCTTCAGAAGGTCCTTCACCAG CTACTGGAAGCAGCCATGTGTCATTCAGCGTCCTGTCAACAGAGAGAAGAACTGATTTCCCCACCACCAGTACCTCCCTTTCCATGACAGCCACCAAGGGTGGAGGGAGGATGTTAAGGTCCTtgccagccagcaccaggcTGGCCCAAACAACAGAGATTTCCACCACTGGTATTGAAACCATCAGCTCTTCAGACCATACCCTGTCCTCTTTGGGAGCCCAGCGTGGTGGTGGCAGAGGTGCCACCGTGTCATCCACAGACCCGTTGCTCACAGGTTCACTGTCTGCTTCGGAAAGCCCGTCCCCAG CAGAAGGGACCTCAGCTATGGGAGGACACCCATCTGATGCTCCTCTCACCAGTACACCCAGCTCAGTGAGAGACACCAGTGGTGGCAAGAGGAGCACAGTGCCTGTGTCAGACACTTGCACAGCATCCGGTGCAGCAGGGACCTCCGCCCCTGCTCCACCACACACCAGCTCCTTGGACATGGTTCTTCTGCCATCCTCATCAGCAACAGAGCCTGGGAGGCACAGTGATGTTTCACAAAGTGGTGCGGGACTCAGTGAGCTTCCAACAAAGCCACTGCCTGGATTTTCCCCCAGCATTTCAGTGCCTTCGCCTTCACCAAGTGCTTCAG agagaggaagaagagtttCTGGTGCTCCTACTGAGACCACGTACATCTCAACCACACTCTCCAGACACAAGGAGAGGACATCTCAGGCTGCAGCTAACAGCGACATGTGGAGCACAGTGGCAGAAAGCCCTACGTCTCACCCAAACATGGCTAGGGAGCCCCACACCACACCCCTCCCATCCTCCACGGCATGGCCTGGAGTGGGACACGTCTCATCCAGCCAAGCAGGGTATCCAGAGACCAAGGTCACCCTTTCATCCATGGTCTCCACCTACTTCTCAGCCACTGGTGAACCTTCCA CCATGGGCAGCAGCCATCACTCCCTAAGCAGCTTGAGTGCCAAGGAAAGGATGTTCAGCCCCATCACTGATCCTGCATACACATCCACGTCTGCTGGCAGTGGAGAGAGGATGCTGCAGTCGGTGACAGAAGGTGCACTGACCAGTGGCACAGAGAGCTCCGCTTCCTATGTTGAAACCACCAGCTCTCCAGGGCCAGCTCAGCCGGCATCggtggagcagagcaggatggCCAATGCCTCCACCAGCAGTGGGGGCTTCACAGGATTTGCGACAGAGACGGTCTTCGCGCGTTCTTTCAAGATACCCACttcttctttccaaaatgaTCTCACAA GCTTTTCAAGTAGCCATCAGCCAGTCAGTAGTATTGATGCTGAGAAACGGACCTCGGTTTCTCATACGGACGGCACATACATTTCAACCACATATaccagaggaggagaaaggaccCTCCTGTCTATCTCAAATAGCAGCACCTCTGCTGACTCCTCAGAAAGttccacctttttttctgaaatttccaACCCTTCTGATCCATTGAAGTCTTCTGTGGCACAGGACAGGAGGAGCAACGTATCCAGCGATGGCAGTTTTGTTGAACCATCTACAGAGCCGTTGCCAGTACACCCTTCCAAACTGTCaacttctgcttctgcaggcagCATACAAAATACAACTCACTTCAACGCTGACTCTGAGTTGTTGACCACTGGTAGGTCATCTCTATCTTCACCAGCATTTCCAGCCTCTTCCTCAGCATCATCACTGCATCATTCACTGTCATCAACGCCACCAACTACTTATTTGTTTACCTCATCAGAGTCATCTGAGTCACTCTCGTCCTCTGTAATGGCATCTTCACCCCCTCTGCAGGCTTTGTCATCCTCTTTGCCCACTTCCTCGTTGCTTTCTCCATCTTATTCATTAGCATCTTTATTGCCTCTGTTTTCATCACCATCATCCATCTCGCAGTCCAATGACAGTGGTCAAACAAGCACTTCTGTAGCTACAACTGTGGTTAGGCAAGTGCCCTCCACAGCTGCCGTGGACGGGGGCTCGCCCAGAGGGACCAACAAGCACAGTGTCATGGACCAGCCCCAAAACAGCAGCACCATCACCTCCACGAggtctcctcctctccccacggTGCCCATGGAGCAGGTTGGTGGACGCATTGTGTCCATGTCCACTCCTGTGACAGTAACAGAGACCACCTCACTGAGAGCCACCACTGCCCCGGGAGGCAGCTTTGGGAAGGCAATGTCTCTGCTCACCACAGCCAGCGATGCCCCGCAGGCTGGGCCGGTGGATGCAACCCTTAGTTCCTCGCCAAGTGCAACAAACCACAGCATCGTTGTGCCTGCAGTGGCACTGACCACAGTGAAACCTCCTGTGCCGACAACACTGGCCGGTCGCCAGCCAACCCCAGGTGATGCTGGCACCACAAAGGCCCACAGAGCTCAAACACCTGCTGCCACTAAGCACGTGTATACCACTGGTGAAAGCACAGAAGCTGTGGATCCCACCACTGCAAGGCCTGGTAAAGTCACTGAAGAAAACATCCCTGTTACGAGTCCTTCTGAAGCCCCTCCGACCAGCAAGACCACTGTGAGCATTGCAACTACTTTGGCTGCTACCAAACCAACCACTGTTCCTTCACTGAGTAGCACAACTGGGCTGAGGGCATTGTCTCCAGCAACAG aTGTGGATAAATGTCTTTCCAACCCTTGTCCTGCGCTGGCCACCTGTAACAACACCCATGGCTCTTATATCTGTCGGTGTCCTCTTGGATATGagctggaaaaaggaaagtgCAATTTAG TAAGAATATTTATTGGCCAGGTCCCCCTGAAATTTAATATAACCCGTGGGAAGTACGCAGAACTCCTCCACGTCGAGGGTGAAATCCTGGCAATG CTCAACGCATCGCTGTCAGGCTTGCCGGGGTACTGCCACTCCACAGTCAAAGCAACCAG gGAGGCAAATGTTGTGCATGTTTCAGTGCAATCCACGTTCTCTTTAGCATCCAATGTGACTTTCTATGACGTTGTCAGCAGCGTAAAAAGCTACATTGGAGCTTGCAAATCCTCCACTGAAGCCTGCCAGTTCATCTCCAGCCTGAAACCACTCCACAAAG TTGGCAGCTTGTGCAAGCAGAAAGACCCTGAATGCGACAAGGAAACTTCTGAATGCACTGACTTTGATGGAGTCGCGCTCTGCCAGTGCAAAAGTGGGTACTTCAAATACAACAAGATGGACCACTCCTGCAGAG cCTGTGAAGATGGATACAAGCTGGAAAATGAGACCTGTGTGAG CTGCCCTTTTGGCTTAGGTGGATTCAACTGTGGAAACC CATATCAACTCATCACAGTGGTGATCGCGGCTGCAGGAGGGGGACTTCTGCTTATCATGGGCATAGCACTGATTGTCACCTGCTGCCGGTAG
- the HEG1 gene encoding protein HEG homolog 1 isoform X4, with product MERRERLFSDVIESSHRARSLDTETRTSGALVDSMEMVTMLAGSREQASLPAKHSALPAASEVRGHVSLAGGGDFTPPGAASPDSPSAGTATHLPAHSHPPATGSHHHAVGSWERSKRALASPSTPAATERTLWVLAAISTDLAETTLSGHRGVRDVTGFDNMARTVLLPPSMKTSPPGTTGPCQPADTVASSPSPSGSSMGTPQPLPSTPLPGSPGQPQSSPQASSTQTGVNRMTLHLRDITGDSTSPFLTALPATDSTFGTAGSSSAAAENPRSSIRRAAPGSVAQLLASAPSSVAPVWGRFSGPSIKRQLAPSRPASESTAAAVGSSYQPSNASATERRVSDFSTTSTSISTTATKGGGRTLRSLPASTRLADAAEISTTDTKIISSSERTWSPGMSLGAQGDGGRGATDSLLTGSLSAAESASMTFSSNYEPKSIPATEEAMLHLDTRGADVPSVTVGAPGPPPNSHTVGVTRGSASSTDSTSSLGGTFSSSEARTHHPNGSWEATDLPMPPGEPLLTSSLSAAQSTFRGVRSSQRPVNSSRTDKNALASSPTSTFISATATSSSGGPPRSATDSSRWAAELSTSSSGMYRTSGTIQSLSVSSVRETYGVHGSRETTDFMKQTADPSLTHSHSPSEGPSPATGSSHVSFSVLSTERRTDFPTTSTSLSMTATKGGGRMLRSLPASTRLAQTTEISTTGIETISSSDHTLSSLGAQRGGGRGATVSSTDPLLTGSLSASESPSPAEGTSAMGGHPSDAPLTSTPSSVRDTSGGKRSTVPVSDTCTASGAAGTSAPAPPHTSSLDMVLLPSSSATEPGRHSDVSQSGAGLSELPTKPLPGFSPSISVPSPSPSASERGRRVSGAPTETTYISTTLSRHKERTSQAAANSDMWSTVAESPTSHPNMAREPHTTPLPSSTAWPGVGHVSSSQAGYPETKVTLSSMVSTYFSATGEPSTMGSSHHSLSSLSAKERMFSPITDPAYTSTSAGSGERMLQSVTEGALTSGTESSASYVETTSSPGPAQPASVEQSRMANASTSSGGFTGFATETVFARSFKIPTSSFQNDLTSFSSSHQPVSSIDAEKRTSVSHTDGTYISTTYTRGGERTLLSISNSSTSADSSESSTFFSEISNPSDPLKSSVAQDRRSNVSSDGSFVEPSTEPLPVHPSKLSTSASAGSIQNTTHFNADSELLTTGRSSLSSPAFPASSSASSLHHSLSSTPPTTYLFTSSESSESLSSSVMASSPPLQALSSSLPTSSLLSPSYSLASLLPLFSSPSSISQSNDSGQTSTSVATTVVRQVPSTAAVDGGSPRGTNKHSVMDQPQNSSTITSTRSPPLPTVPMEQVGGRIVSMSTPVTVTETTSLRATTAPGGSFGKAMSLLTTASDAPQAGPVDATLSSSPSATNHSIVVPAVALTTVKPPVPTTLAGRQPTPGDAGTTKAHRAQTPAATKHVYTTGESTEAVDPTTARPGKVTEENIPVTSPSEAPPTSKTTVSIATTLAATKPTTVPSLSSTTGLRALSPATDVDKCLSNPCPALATCNNTHGSYICRCPLGYELEKGKCNLVRIFIGQVPLKFNITRGKYAELLHVEGEILAMLNASLSGLPGYCHSTVKATREANVVHVSVQSTFSLASNVTFYDVVSSVKSYIGACKSSTEACQFISSLKPLHKVGSLCKQKDPECDKETSECTDFDGVALCQCKSGYFKYNKMDHSCRACEDGYKLENETCVSCPFGLGGFNCGNPYQLITVVIAAAGGGLLLIMGIALIVTCCRKNKNDISKLIFKSGDFQMSPYAEYPKNPRAQEWGRETIEMQENGSTKNLLQMTDVYYSPTGLRNPELERNGLYPPYTGLPGSRHSCIYPGQYNPSFISDETRRRDYF from the exons tcATCGAAAGCAGTCATCGGGCAAGAAGTTTGGACACAGAGACGAGGACTTCTGGTGCTCTTGTGGACAGCATGGAGATGGTGACgatgctggctggcagcagggagcaggcatCACTGCCTGCCAAGCACAGTGCATTGCCAGCGGCGAGTGAAGTCAGGGGGCATGTCAGTCTCGCCGGTGGTGGGGATTTCACCCCACCAGGGGCAGCGTCCCCAGACAGCCCATCTGCTGGGACAGCAACCCACCTGCCCGCCCACAGCCATCCTCCTG CCACTGGAAGCCATCACCATGCTGtgggcagctgggagagaagcAAGAGGGCTCTGGCTTCTCCCAGCACCCCTGCAGCTACTGAGAGGACGCTGTGGGTTTTGGCAGCCATCAGCACCGATTTGGCTGAGACGACGCTGAGCGGGCACCGTGGGGTCCGCGATGTGACAGGGTTCGACAACATGGCAAGGACggtcctgctgcctccctccatgAAGACTAGTCCCCCAG GCACCACCGGCCCATGTCAACCGGCAGACACAGTGGCCTCTTCACCCAGCCCCTCGGGGAGCAGTATGGGGACACCGcagcccctccccagcacccctctcCCTGGCTCTCCAGGACAGCCCCAGTCTTCCCCCCAAGCTTCCAGTACCCAGACTGGTGTGAACCGCATGACACTACACCTCAGGGACATCACAGGGGACTCCACAAGCCCTTTCCTCACGGCATTGCCTGCCACTGACAGCACTTTTGGAA ctgctgggagcagcagtgcGGCTGCAGAAAACCCACGGTCCAGTATCCGAAGGGCAGCGCCTGGCTCCGTGGCTCAGCTGCTGGCCTCGGCACCCTCCTCGGTGGCCCCAGTGTGGGGACGTTTCTCCGGGCCCTCCATAAAGCGCCAGCTCGCCCCTTCTCGCCCAGCTTCGGAAAGCACTGCTGCAG CTGTTGGAAGCAGCTACCAGCCATCCAACGCCTCGGCGACGGAGAGGAGAGTTTCGGATTTCTCCACCACCAGTACCTCCATTTCCACAACAGCCACCAAGGGTGGAGGGAGGACGTTAAGGTCTCTGCCGGCCAGCACCAGGCTGGCTGATGCAGCAGAGATTTCCACCACTGATACCAAAATCATCAGCTCTTCAGAGCGGACCTGGTCTCCTGGGATGTCTTTGGGAGCTCAGGGTGATGGTGGCAGAGGTGCCACAGACTCGCTGCTCACGGGCTCGCTGTCTGCTGCGGAAAGTGCTTCCATGA CCTTTAGCAGCAATTATGAACCCAAGAGCATCCCCGCTACAGAAGAGGCAATGCTGCACTTGGATACCCGTGGTGCTGACGTGCCCAGTGTGACAGTGGGGGCACCAGGGCCCCCCCCAAACAGCCACACAGTTGGGGTGACAAGAGgttctgcctccagcaccgACTCCACCAGCTCTTTGGGGGGGACCTTCTCCTCCTCAGAGGCCAGGACACACCATCCTAATGGCTCATGGGAAGCCACCGACCTTCCAATGCCTCCTGGGGAGCCTTTGCTCACAAGCTCCCTCTCTGCCGCCCAAAGTACTTTCAGAG GTGTCAGAAGCAGCCAACGACCAGTTAACAGCTCAAGGACAGACAAAAACGCCCTTGCTTCCTCTCCCACCAGCACTTTCATTTCAGccacagccaccagcagcagtgGGGGGCCCCCAAGGTCTGCCACAGACAGCAGCCGATGGGCAGCAGAACTCTCCACATCCAGTAGTGGCATGTACAGGACCTCGGGCACAATCCAATCCTTGTCCGTGTCTTCTGTGAGAGAGACCTACGGAGTTCATGGGTCCAGAGAAACCACGGATTTCATGAAGCAGACAGCAGATCCTTCCCTAACACACTCACACTCTCCTTCAGAAGGTCCTTCACCAG CTACTGGAAGCAGCCATGTGTCATTCAGCGTCCTGTCAACAGAGAGAAGAACTGATTTCCCCACCACCAGTACCTCCCTTTCCATGACAGCCACCAAGGGTGGAGGGAGGATGTTAAGGTCCTtgccagccagcaccaggcTGGCCCAAACAACAGAGATTTCCACCACTGGTATTGAAACCATCAGCTCTTCAGACCATACCCTGTCCTCTTTGGGAGCCCAGCGTGGTGGTGGCAGAGGTGCCACCGTGTCATCCACAGACCCGTTGCTCACAGGTTCACTGTCTGCTTCGGAAAGCCCGTCCCCAG CAGAAGGGACCTCAGCTATGGGAGGACACCCATCTGATGCTCCTCTCACCAGTACACCCAGCTCAGTGAGAGACACCAGTGGTGGCAAGAGGAGCACAGTGCCTGTGTCAGACACTTGCACAGCATCCGGTGCAGCAGGGACCTCCGCCCCTGCTCCACCACACACCAGCTCCTTGGACATGGTTCTTCTGCCATCCTCATCAGCAACAGAGCCTGGGAGGCACAGTGATGTTTCACAAAGTGGTGCGGGACTCAGTGAGCTTCCAACAAAGCCACTGCCTGGATTTTCCCCCAGCATTTCAGTGCCTTCGCCTTCACCAAGTGCTTCAG agagaggaagaagagtttCTGGTGCTCCTACTGAGACCACGTACATCTCAACCACACTCTCCAGACACAAGGAGAGGACATCTCAGGCTGCAGCTAACAGCGACATGTGGAGCACAGTGGCAGAAAGCCCTACGTCTCACCCAAACATGGCTAGGGAGCCCCACACCACACCCCTCCCATCCTCCACGGCATGGCCTGGAGTGGGACACGTCTCATCCAGCCAAGCAGGGTATCCAGAGACCAAGGTCACCCTTTCATCCATGGTCTCCACCTACTTCTCAGCCACTGGTGAACCTTCCA CCATGGGCAGCAGCCATCACTCCCTAAGCAGCTTGAGTGCCAAGGAAAGGATGTTCAGCCCCATCACTGATCCTGCATACACATCCACGTCTGCTGGCAGTGGAGAGAGGATGCTGCAGTCGGTGACAGAAGGTGCACTGACCAGTGGCACAGAGAGCTCCGCTTCCTATGTTGAAACCACCAGCTCTCCAGGGCCAGCTCAGCCGGCATCggtggagcagagcaggatggCCAATGCCTCCACCAGCAGTGGGGGCTTCACAGGATTTGCGACAGAGACGGTCTTCGCGCGTTCTTTCAAGATACCCACttcttctttccaaaatgaTCTCACAA GCTTTTCAAGTAGCCATCAGCCAGTCAGTAGTATTGATGCTGAGAAACGGACCTCGGTTTCTCATACGGACGGCACATACATTTCAACCACATATaccagaggaggagaaaggaccCTCCTGTCTATCTCAAATAGCAGCACCTCTGCTGACTCCTCAGAAAGttccacctttttttctgaaatttccaACCCTTCTGATCCATTGAAGTCTTCTGTGGCACAGGACAGGAGGAGCAACGTATCCAGCGATGGCAGTTTTGTTGAACCATCTACAGAGCCGTTGCCAGTACACCCTTCCAAACTGTCaacttctgcttctgcaggcagCATACAAAATACAACTCACTTCAACGCTGACTCTGAGTTGTTGACCACTGGTAGGTCATCTCTATCTTCACCAGCATTTCCAGCCTCTTCCTCAGCATCATCACTGCATCATTCACTGTCATCAACGCCACCAACTACTTATTTGTTTACCTCATCAGAGTCATCTGAGTCACTCTCGTCCTCTGTAATGGCATCTTCACCCCCTCTGCAGGCTTTGTCATCCTCTTTGCCCACTTCCTCGTTGCTTTCTCCATCTTATTCATTAGCATCTTTATTGCCTCTGTTTTCATCACCATCATCCATCTCGCAGTCCAATGACAGTGGTCAAACAAGCACTTCTGTAGCTACAACTGTGGTTAGGCAAGTGCCCTCCACAGCTGCCGTGGACGGGGGCTCGCCCAGAGGGACCAACAAGCACAGTGTCATGGACCAGCCCCAAAACAGCAGCACCATCACCTCCACGAggtctcctcctctccccacggTGCCCATGGAGCAGGTTGGTGGACGCATTGTGTCCATGTCCACTCCTGTGACAGTAACAGAGACCACCTCACTGAGAGCCACCACTGCCCCGGGAGGCAGCTTTGGGAAGGCAATGTCTCTGCTCACCACAGCCAGCGATGCCCCGCAGGCTGGGCCGGTGGATGCAACCCTTAGTTCCTCGCCAAGTGCAACAAACCACAGCATCGTTGTGCCTGCAGTGGCACTGACCACAGTGAAACCTCCTGTGCCGACAACACTGGCCGGTCGCCAGCCAACCCCAGGTGATGCTGGCACCACAAAGGCCCACAGAGCTCAAACACCTGCTGCCACTAAGCACGTGTATACCACTGGTGAAAGCACAGAAGCTGTGGATCCCACCACTGCAAGGCCTGGTAAAGTCACTGAAGAAAACATCCCTGTTACGAGTCCTTCTGAAGCCCCTCCGACCAGCAAGACCACTGTGAGCATTGCAACTACTTTGGCTGCTACCAAACCAACCACTGTTCCTTCACTGAGTAGCACAACTGGGCTGAGGGCATTGTCTCCAGCAACAG aTGTGGATAAATGTCTTTCCAACCCTTGTCCTGCGCTGGCCACCTGTAACAACACCCATGGCTCTTATATCTGTCGGTGTCCTCTTGGATATGagctggaaaaaggaaagtgCAATTTAG TAAGAATATTTATTGGCCAGGTCCCCCTGAAATTTAATATAACCCGTGGGAAGTACGCAGAACTCCTCCACGTCGAGGGTGAAATCCTGGCAATG CTCAACGCATCGCTGTCAGGCTTGCCGGGGTACTGCCACTCCACAGTCAAAGCAACCAG gGAGGCAAATGTTGTGCATGTTTCAGTGCAATCCACGTTCTCTTTAGCATCCAATGTGACTTTCTATGACGTTGTCAGCAGCGTAAAAAGCTACATTGGAGCTTGCAAATCCTCCACTGAAGCCTGCCAGTTCATCTCCAGCCTGAAACCACTCCACAAAG TTGGCAGCTTGTGCAAGCAGAAAGACCCTGAATGCGACAAGGAAACTTCTGAATGCACTGACTTTGATGGAGTCGCGCTCTGCCAGTGCAAAAGTGGGTACTTCAAATACAACAAGATGGACCACTCCTGCAGAG cCTGTGAAGATGGATACAAGCTGGAAAATGAGACCTGTGTGAG CTGCCCTTTTGGCTTAGGTGGATTCAACTGTGGAAACC CATATCAACTCATCACAGTGGTGATCGCGGCTGCAGGAGGGGGACTTCTGCTTATCATGGGCATAGCACTGATTGTCACCTGCTGCCG gaagaataaaaatgacATAAGTAAACTAATTTTCAAGAGTGGAGATTTCCAGATGTCACCATATGCTGAATATCCAAAGAACCCCCGGGCACAGGAGTGGGGCAGAGAGACCATCGAGATGCAAGAGAATGGAAGCACCAAGAACCTGTTGCAGATGACAGATGTGTATTATTCG CCAACTGGACTGAGAAATCCTGAACTGGAAAGAAACGGACTTTATCCTCCCTACACTGGTTTGCCTGGATCTCGACATTCATGCATCTACCCCGGACAATACAATCCATCCTTCATCAGTGACGAAACCAGAAGAAGAGACTATTTTTAG